The nucleotide sequence tggaatacaaaagatattttgtgaaatgtctctgtggttttgtgtccatacaatagaaaccAATGGGGTCCAGTAttgttggttaccaacattcgtccaacaatcttcttttgtgttctgcagaagaaagaaagtcatgcagatttggaatgacataagggagagtaaatgatggaagaatttccatttttgggtgaacttttctcTTCACTTCATCTTTTTATAAGATTGTttgatacttttttaaatagcaCCACAGTCGTTTATTTAATTGTGTTAAAACGTATTAAAATGGTgtaaagtaaatgcatttgcctttatttgtaatatatttgtaCATAATGCAAAGCAAATGATGTCATGCTGGTGTGACTTCACCCTCTCTACTGGGTTGGGTTGACCGTTTAGGGTTGACATTATGTACTGTTGTTCTTTGTTGACAACAATTTAAGGAGTAATGGACTACCACTTTAATAGTTGTCAACAAAGAGCTTCACTCTTATGTTGTTTAAATCTTATAAATCATATAGGAGGATAAATCATATCACCTCTGTGGAACGCACAAGACAATATTGTGTACAAACAATACAGGTCAATGGGgtcagtgctgtttggttaccaatgttctttaagatatcgtcttttgtgttctgcaggaggaagtcatacagatttagtcacgtgagggtgaataaaataatgaaagaattttcatttttgggagaaatgtCCTTGAAAGAGCCACTTCAGTGAGTAGAACTTAGAACTCAAACTAAGATTTGTTGACACTGAGTTTAAATcgtaaacataattttacaaGCCCTAGCTGCTTAGACATATTTCTCTAAACTATGTTCTGTGTACCACCATCAAAATGCAAAACCGCATTAATAGTtcattttacttcaaaatgcAATTGTGCATCTACATTTTGGATACTTCATGAATTAAATTACACTTCTCTTAAGATTTCACTTTGCCCTTTCTTAACAGAGCACAATACAGAGACTCTCGTTGATATATTCACTGCTGTTAGTATGCAAATCAGGTGTCAAAGGACATTAGTCAAAGTCAGTGAATATGTTTTCACCAGTCCTGTAGACAGGAAGTAGCTCTTCACATCAGCACATATCAGTTTCAATTTCTGTCTGTCTCGCATTTCCCTTTTTCTGTCAAGAGATGGCTTTTGAGAACACATCTGACAGCCTAACAAATGTATCGTTCCTGGGTAAAGCTTTGATGTACTTATGACTGATGATCAACATCAAGAGAAGAGAGCATCAAAATAACTCACTGTCTCAAGCAACATGTCTGACACAAACGAAACACGTTGCTTACAGCATTATAAAGTCATTCACATTATAGATGCTCATTGCTAAATCTGATAAATTTGGGCCATAATGTAGGTGTTTATGCAAGCAAAACCGATCAAAGTTTCATTCACCCTGTACATAAGCATTACTTTGCGATCACACGATTTAAGGTGTCATGTTTTTTTCGTAGCTTAAATCTTTTTCACTTCCTCTTTAACAGATGTTTTAGAGGATGTTCTTAGTATGTCAAACAGGAAGGTCTGACTATTTCGAGAAGATCTGGCCAGAagcaacatatttatattatttgacaTGACAGCAATCGTAAAGTAATAGTAAAGGAGCTAGTATTGTACATTCTATGACGAAGGCTATAGATAGATGTGATGTGAAGCTAGATAAATGCCTTTAGTTATTAACAAAACAAGCCCACATCTTGCGTAGGACACCACAGTGGTGTATCCAGTGGCTTTCCCTGTGTATTGATTAAATGAAGATGTCACCCTCATGTCTGTTTGAGGACATTCCTATTCCCTCCTGTCATTTATCGTGCCCAAACAGATTTGTCCATCATTATAATGGCTCTGCAGAGGCGAAAGCCACAACAGGTAAACAGAGccttgtgtgtttctcttcaATTTCTTTGGCCCTTTAACTATAGGCTATAGTTAGTTACTGCTCACTCTAAAGTCTCTACAAAACACACCAACAGCAGTTTAAGCTCCCCCGGGAACTGCCCAACAAACAGCCTTTCCATGTTTTAGAAAAAGCTGTTTCTGACCGAAGATATAAAAAAGGGGGAAATCTGTGATTTTCAAATATTCTGGAATGAATATTAGCAGTGAgggtttttgaaaatgtttgtccactaatttaaagaattaaatgttgtaaaaaattatttacgttttattttatatccctattaaattatattattccTATATTCTATATTGATATGTGATTGTTAACCTGACTGTCTGCGTCATTCTGTACATGTTACCAATACTAAAATGTCAATAaagttttgattaaaaaaaagaaggtGGTGTAATAATATGTAGTGGGTCCAGTGGACCCTCGTGATTGTCTCAAAGTTAGTAAGTCTCTGAAAAATCTAAGATTACTTCAGGTTTTTACACAAACTtttctaaaaaaacttttacattttactttataaCATATAAGATTGGTGACCCGTGAATTTGCATGACGAGAAGACATGTACTGTTAAAGATCTAAACATCACAAAATgtccttttgtttgttttttaaacccTGAAACAAAGGTAAAAATATGTAAACGCATACAGTATGAATGCTAAAGATTGCATTTCtaagttaaaggtccagtatatgAAATTTACAGGCATCTAGCTCTGAGGTtaagaattgcaaccaaaggctcactccatccctccctttcaaagcactaaggtggctgacacaggaaaAAGATATTGTcataacataacgcttcattatgttaggtctttatatacctctggacacatagttatgtatattatattgcatttttcttaATAGATCCTCAAAATAAATACTCATTGGACCTTTAACAGTACATTGTTACATGATGTTGcaggatttttttctttttataatttctGACATCCTTATTGGTTACAAACAGTCAGCATTGCTTCtagggcagtcgtggcctaatggttagagagtcggacttgtgaccagaaggttgccggtttaATTCTCAGGGacggcgggtaacgactgaggtgatacgctgcagtgatagctgcccactgctccgggtgtccatttgttcaccacttgctgtgcgtgtgttcactactcactggatgggttaaagcagaggtcacatttctgGTATgcgtcaccatacctgacaaacaggtcactttcacttctcTTTCTAATGTAATGCATCTACTGTAAAAGAATCAAGAAAGATCAATGCCATAAAGAAACATGATGATTAAGTTACAAATACAGTTATAATTGCCAAAGCATGTGAATTATTCTTCAGAAGAAATAACTAATGAACAACACTACAGAGGGATGTCCTACAGATCTACTGTAAGATATACAAGCACACAGATATTGCTGGTAAACAGCAGGTAGTTTCCCTGACAGGAAGTTATCTTGACAGGTGTGGGAAATGACCTCTTAACACACAAATATGAGCTTCAGATGAGGTGGTTTTGTCAGACTGAGAGAACCTGCTGTCTTGATCCGTGTGCGTCGACTAGAGGAGAGAGCATGAAgacttttgtgtttctgtttcctCAGTTCAACTTCTCAACTGCCCCAAAGGAGGAAGCGTATTTCAAAATGCTCGGAGAGGACGAGCCGCTTGCCTGCAGAATGAAAGAGATCCGCTTGAGGTACGCGTTTTTCACTCCTTTTTCAAATTAACGCCGAAAGCATTGAGAGGAAAGATGTTGTCTAGCAAATTCGCCCTCTAGAGTTTTTATTCTAAGTTTTTAGCAAGCGCATTTAAATTAAGTTGAGTTATTTTTACTTTGTGTGCTACTTCCTTTATTTCTGGAGCTCATTGTTGTAAAGAAGCTTGCAGACAAAGTGTATTTTGCTTTATTCTAGCAATGTTGCATATTTAGGATGGAGCATAGCAACCTTTAGATAGTTTgactgaaaaagcaaagaatgtaaatgattgtaaaatgccaataatattttttgggtTCGGAATCCCTACATTTCTGCAACAAAGTTTCTTTCAAACTTCAGTACATATGAAGTGATATTCATGTAAAGGTGATCTGTTTAAAACCTTTTGtctgaaatgtgtttatttataattgttagCCAGCTTGACGTCTGTTGTTATAGAAACAACCAGCATTGTGGTAGCGCTTCCCCTTATAGTTGTCATGTTATTTGCTTTTCTGATGGCATACAGACTTTATACACCCGTACCCAAAAATGATAACTAAGTAGCATAGCAGACTATTGATTGATTGTTTTCACTTTCTGCAGGGGTAAGGATAAAAAAAATCGACTTAGTCTTCTTCTGACGAAGTCTGGATCTCATGAAAATGTCAGTCCTGAAAAGAAGCCACCAACTACAAATAACCAGTAAGTTTAAAGCAAATATCTTGTCATTTTCTAAATGCTATAAGACAGTTATATGGAGTCATATGGATAATTGCTATAAACTGTGTTTTGAACAGCATAACACCGGAATTGGCCCTTAAATGGAGGGATTCATTCGAGGAGTTGCTGAGTCATTCAGGTGAGAACAGTGATGCTGTTCAATCCCAGTAAAGTATGCCAGATCACAGTAGACTCCTGGATCCAAAACTTTGAACCGCAAGATCTGAAATTACGTTGTTCTCTTTTACGGTTGTTGGCATGGTTGCATAGATGATGATGACGAGAGTAGAAATTGTGTTAtctatttcatttcaattaaatttgtTTCTAGGTGTAAATGatgcatttattaattacatgtacacatttataaatatgatatcacttgtattttttttttagatgggGTAGAAATCTTCACTCAGTTTCTGCGCACTGAGTTCAGTGAGGAGAACATTGAGTTTTGGTTGGCCTGTGAGGACTTTAAAACCACAGAGTCTCCAACTAAACTGCAGACTAAAGCCAAACAGATATATGCAGTTTTCATCGACAAGGAAGCACCCAAAGAGGTAATGTACAAGAAAGTTGAATTTGGTTGAAAAGTATCCAGAATCCCATTATACAGATAAAAGATGCCATAAGGGAGAATGCCCtgcttttgtaatatttgtaatgATAAGTCGGGTCATTGATTTGTAAAACTCAATTACTTGTCACAAACGATAAAGCGTTGCTTTTAGCAGAGCAATGGTAATGGAAACCTCAGTGTGACTCAATGCTTTGTTAAATGATGTGGTGCAGTGCAGCATTGTGTTTAGAGACCCGACACTGTGTGTGCAAGAGGGCTGTGGTGGGCTCCGGCCGCATTACTTAGGCCAGAGATGTGACCGTGTGGTTTTGTCTGTAAACTCCCCCCTCAGCCACCCACACAGCTGAGAAAACAGACACATAAAATGAGATGGTGGGACCACGTCAATGGTGCATTAACTCAGGTTTAACAAAAGTCAAAGAAAATttgaaacaaagaataaaacaaaacattattgcaTTATATGGCGGCTAGATCTAAACAGTAGTATTGTATCAACTATATTCAACTAAATAGATTAAATAGAAGCATTTAGATGCAGTATAGTTAATTAAGTACTTTGGTTAGCTATTTAATTTTTAAGCTCCGTGACATGTTGAAGAATCTGAGTAAAAGGATCTTTTCACTGACAGTTGTTAAACTGCTCCAGTGTTTGTTGAGAAATGACGTTTTTTAAGAAGTAGCATGTTTGAGTTTGACTGTGGGCGACTGAGTCAGTGGTTCAATGTGGTCAGAAGAGACAAACAGATGCAGAAGTGTGCAAATAGCAAATTAACCAAACATATTCTGCACGGTAAAGAGACTGGGGCTAGTTTTCCTTGATTGAGATCACTCTCTTGGGTAACAATAGCCTTCACGGTATAAGGGGTAAGTTGTCATGGCAGAAATGATGAGacactaaataaatgaaaccttAAAAATGCAACAGGAATCTCAAAACagtttttagttaaaaatattctaattttcttaatataatgcgtttaaagttcacccaaaaataaaacatctatttaagttgctcaagttgttccaaatctgtgtatatttcatgaaaacaaagaaagatatttggaagaatgcttgtaaccaaacagtttttggccaccgTTGACAAACATAGGAGGAAAGATTTCTGtgtaaattctttgttctgatgaacacacaaaaagatattttgaagaatgtcgaaaAGCTAACAGTTCCAGGGCACTTTTATCATCGTAACCtatcctactattgtagtcaatgatggccaagaaatgtttggttacaagcattgttatatttttctctgtgttcatcagaacaaagaaatttatacaaatttggaacaacttgagggtgagtaaatgatgtgagaattttcatgtttgggcgAATTTTAATGAAATGGTGACATACGGTATCAAACTTGTGACAACTTGCCTTAATATAAATGTGACGAGATTTCCCGACAATTGTAAATGTCACTTGTCAAGTTCAACCTAACATTTACTTTGTGAACTGTGAATGGTTTACAAttatttgaagttttttttatgcCAGTCTATATTTTTGATTTGATTCACTAGCTATTTACCGCTCCCTAAACGCCAcctaaagacaaaacaaactgtggTTGGCCATTTTGTATGTCGGTCAGACAATGTCTTCCTGTAAAATTGTTCCTGTTACAACATTATTTTTCATCTTGCATAATTTCAAGTATCGTGTCTTTCATCACAGTGCACAATCTCCTGATACCAGAATTCTGTTTTTTGTTAATGCAATCCCATTTTGGTAATAAATGTACACTTTATCCCTCAGATCAACATAGACCACTCAACCAAGGTCGCCATTGAGAAGAATGTCCTTCAGCCAACTCAGTCCTGCTTTGATGTGGCGCAGGGTAAAATCTACAGCTTGATGAAAAGAGACTGCTACACCCGATTCCTCACCTCAGACATCTATTTGTCCCTGACCAAAAGAAGACCCCAACCAACTATGGTCAGGAGAAGATCTCGCTCCTTTGTTTTCAATGAACGTAATGAAGGCCCAGCTTCCTGGTTGTAGAGTTGTACTGTGGTGCAAGATTTGTTCATAtcgtttatgtttatttttgtcaacaATACTTGATCGTGTGACAAACACCTCTTAGCTATTTATTAACGTTAGTTCCAGTGTGCTGGTATTTTATTACTAATCACTCATGATTGTCAAGCGTTCTGCTCAAGGATTTTGTGCCAAGCTATTTTAATCAATCGTGTTTAGAATGTGTAAATTGTACATAATTGTTTTACAAGAAAGatctgtactgtatatatactgtttTGTTCAATTATACAgctaaatgtacatgtgtcAACATTTGCATTGCTCTTTAAGACAgtaaatattttagtaaaaacTTTGAATTTGGGAAAATGTTAATGTCTAATGATGAATAGCGCTTAGTAATAGCAAAagttatttcatttctttttgcaAACTTTTTATACAATCTTAAACTATTCTTTTGATTTTCAGTTGACCTAGAATTTTGGGGGTTTATTTATTCTGGCCAAAAACTATCCAATTAGACAAGAAAAGATTGTCTGACTGACATGTAAAATGTCCAGCCACAGTTAGTTTTGTCTTGTGGTAGTGTTTAGGAACAGAGGAATAGTCAATAATACCACAAAAACAGACcagcatgaaaaaaaaaaacttcaaatcTTAGTAAAGCTTTCAGTTTACAAAGATTAACATTGGTTTGTGAAAAACTGATTATttctatatgaatatattttaatataatataatgatgtATTGTTTCggtttatataaaaatagtaaGTAGTAGTAGAAGTAGAAGtagaaatatacaaataatatatataaagggCTGTAAAATCATGGCAAGCGCATACTCTCTGCCTTCCTCTATTGCTAACACGTGTGGTTGAATTTTTATAACTATTTGtcccaatttcatcacatttcCAGTGATTTCTTCTGTGTTTCATACGATTCCCTCCAGCTGTGAATCATTAAAGCTCGTGTCAGCCAGTCGTCTTTAGTGATACCCAAGTCTGATCAACTGTCATCCTATCAAACCAACATGGAAGTGtctcaaagcaaacatcaattATGAATGATCAGACAGGCTACTGGAATACATAATGACTCATTTCGGGTGACACCAACAGAACTCATTCAGATGGAACAAAAGAAATGTTCTATATGCTTATGTGAATCAATCGTCTACATGGTTTTGTTCCCATAAGATTAGATGGTCCcgtttaattaaaatttgatgTGTAACATTTGTCATCTTGTTTAAATGTTGATCAATAATGCATTATTATCCTCAATTTACTTAGGAGTCAAATGTTTCTCAAAATCTCACTGTTAAATGCTTGAGGATCTTTTCTATGAACCTTTTATATAAAAACCATACAACTTTAAAGGTTATTAATCCTTAATTTAATCAGACTAACCCCATAAACCCATAATGATCATAATTAGCCCTAAAATGACCATCTTGgtagaattataattttttaatgacCATTAAAATGTAAGTGTGGATGCTTCATTAATCATAAATAGCTGTTGATAAAGGAACTGTTTCATGCGGTGTGAAAATGGACAGAAATACTGTATAAAGTCAGTGAATATAGCGTTTTGTACAATGACTGCATTGGATATACATCTACTTGACCCTGTGGTAACAAAACAAGCAGCTGCGAGTGGCAAAACAGCACTGATTCCGGGAAATTCTTTCACTCAGGCCAATGTTAGATTGACACTTTCAAATCTGTCCTCATGTTCAGTCCCCCACAGCGTTTCCCTCAGATACACCAgatgtttttgcaaaaacattggactctgatggAAAAGAAAAGCTACACTTAGACATAATGATAACCGAGACTTAACAGTCTGCAGTCACGAATGATGTACGCTCCCTAAGGAAGAAGATTCAGCAATGTACCGTCTTTCATTacgtaatgtttttaaatgaatattctcTGTGCTTTATGAAAACCGTTATATTTACTCAGCTAAACGATGTATACAAGAACACGATCTTTCTATACACCATGACACAAAATGGATTCTGGGTGTTCTTCCTGTTTTCCTACAGCTGACAGAAAAATGGGATATTATAGCCAATCACCTTTCCATCCCACTATTATGCAACCATCCTATATTTTATGAAAGGCCCGTCCAGTTTATTATAACGTTTTTTTGGCACTAACAGAAAATCAGCACACACCATTGTAAACGATTGTAACGAGTGACAATGTGAAGGTTTTTTGCACAGGGTTTGCCACTGATCATCCCGTTCACGCCTGTAAGGGAATTGGATGTTTTGTTCATATGATACTCTTATGGTGTGCTGGAGAAAGTTGACTTAACAACCACAGCTCCCCCTGCTGGCTGATAGAGGAAGAACCCAGTTCGAGGTAATTGTACGAAATTAATTGAGAATTTGAAACTAACACC is from Triplophysa dalaica isolate WHDGS20190420 chromosome 3, ASM1584641v1, whole genome shotgun sequence and encodes:
- the rgs18 gene encoding regulator of G-protein signaling 18 isoform X1; translation: MKTFVFLFPQFNFSTAPKEEAYFKMLGEDEPLACRMKEIRLRGKDKKNRLSLLLTKSGSHENVSPEKKPPTTNNHITPELALKWRDSFEELLSHSDGVEIFTQFLRTEFSEENIEFWLACEDFKTTESPTKLQTKAKQIYAVFIDKEAPKEINIDHSTKVAIEKNVLQPTQSCFDVAQGKIYSLMKRDCYTRFLTSDIYLSLTKRRPQPTMVRRRSRSFVFNERNEGPASWL
- the rgs18 gene encoding regulator of G-protein signaling 18 isoform X2 is translated as MKQFNFSTAPKEEAYFKMLGEDEPLACRMKEIRLRGKDKKNRLSLLLTKSGSHENVSPEKKPPTTNNHITPELALKWRDSFEELLSHSDGVEIFTQFLRTEFSEENIEFWLACEDFKTTESPTKLQTKAKQIYAVFIDKEAPKEINIDHSTKVAIEKNVLQPTQSCFDVAQGKIYSLMKRDCYTRFLTSDIYLSLTKRRPQPTMVRRRSRSFVFNERNEGPASWL
- the rgs18 gene encoding regulator of G-protein signaling 18 isoform X3, which produces MLGEDEPLACRMKEIRLRGKDKKNRLSLLLTKSGSHENVSPEKKPPTTNNHITPELALKWRDSFEELLSHSDGVEIFTQFLRTEFSEENIEFWLACEDFKTTESPTKLQTKAKQIYAVFIDKEAPKEINIDHSTKVAIEKNVLQPTQSCFDVAQGKIYSLMKRDCYTRFLTSDIYLSLTKRRPQPTMVRRRSRSFVFNERNEGPASWL